The Candidatus Dadabacteria bacterium genome has a segment encoding these proteins:
- the tsaE gene encoding tRNA (adenosine(37)-N6)-threonylcarbamoyltransferase complex ATPase subunit type 1 TsaE, producing MSGQTTITTSSERETEQVGRRLATQLKSGSTVLLYGGLGAGKTVLARGIARGLGVDEVVSSPTFVIMNRYETTEGTPLFHFDLYRNPSAGEFGGLGFEEILSGEGIAVIEWAENLPPGLVENPVTVRLRASGDSGRTLEISGALLTE from the coding sequence TTGAGCGGACAAACCACAATCACAACATCAAGCGAGCGGGAAACCGAACAGGTCGGGCGGAGGCTTGCCACGCAACTGAAATCCGGAAGCACGGTTCTGCTTTACGGCGGCCTCGGCGCGGGCAAAACCGTTCTGGCAAGGGGAATAGCGCGGGGACTCGGTGTTGATGAAGTCGTTTCCAGCCCCACGTTTGTGATAATGAACCGCTATGAAACAACCGAAGGAACGCCGCTCTTTCACTTTGACCTTTACAGAAACCCGTCCGCCGGAGAGTTCGGCGGCCTCGGCTTTGAGGAGATACTGTCGGGAGAGGGAATAGCCGTGATTGAGTGGGCGGAAAACCTGCCGCCGGGGCTGGTTGAAAACCCGGTAACAGTCCGCCTCAGGGCGTCCGGCGACAGCGGGCGGACGCTTGAGATAAGCGGCGCGCTACTTACCGAATGA